GGATGGAAGTCTTCAAGCCGCTAAAACTGAAATTCAGTTCCGGGATCTGTGGCTCCGGAAATTTGAACTTTTCCGGGTCTCCCTGTTTCGCATATTTATCAATCAAAGGTCCACCCGGATAAGGCAGGCCCAGTAATTTCGCACTTTTATCAAAAGCCTCGCCGGCAGCATCATCCAGGGTTTCACCAATCACCTTCATCTGCAATGGACTATCTACCCGCACGATCTGGGTATGACCACCAGATACCGTGAGACATAAGAACGGAAATGAAGGAATGGGATCTTCGATGAAATTGGCCAGTACGTGCGCCTGCATATGGTGAACAGCAATGAGTGGCTTGTTCAGTGCCAGTGCCAGTGACTTCGCAAAACAACTACCTACCAGCAGGGCACCGATCAGGCCGGGGGCCTGGGTAAATGCAATGGCATCCAGCTCCTCTTTCTTTATCCCTGCCTGTTTGAGGGCATAGTCCACCACCGGAACAATGTTTTCCTGGTGAGCACGGGAAGCCAGTTCAGGCACGACCCCACCATATTGCTCATGAATAGTTTGGTTAGCTATATAATTGGAAAGGATCTTTCCATCTACCAGCACAGATGCGCTGGTTTCATCACAAGACGACTCTATCGCGAGTATTTTTACTGACATGGGTGCAAATTTAAATGAAAATCTGCTTATGCTTAAGGGAAAAGAAAAACCGCTTCTGCCTGCGACAGAAGCGGTTTCAATATTTTTCATTTTATCATCAGGTACTCCTGATTGCCACCACCGGGTCCAGCTTCGATGCTGAATATGCCGGTATAAACCCGGCTATAATCCCTACCACCGTACTCACACTCAATCCTACCATAATATTCTTAAACGTCAGCGCCACCGGGAATACCCCCGTGCTATTGATCAATATTGTGATGATATACACCAATAGCAGGCCCAATCCACCTCCCACCAGGCACAACATGATGGCCTCCAGCAGGAATTCCATCAATATGACCTTCTTCCGTGCACCAATCGCCTTTTTCAGGCCAATAATATTCGTTCTTTCCTTCACCGTCACAAACATAATATTGGCAATCCCAAATCCACCCACTATCAGGGCAAACATAGCAATCACCACCCCACCCAGGTTCACCTTCGCAAATACGGACTCCAGGTTCTGGGATATCGACGTGATCTCATTCAGTGAAAAATCATCATCTTCCGTAGGCCGCAATCTGCGGATAGCCCGCATTACCCCCGTCAGCTCATCCATCATTTCCTTCACAGAAACGTTCGACTTTGCCTTCACAATGATAAAAGGATCCCCATATTTCCGCTCATCGACCACCGTTCTACCAAAGGCATAAGGCACCATGACCGTATTATCATAGTTAATGGCATCCATCCCGGCACCTTTTTTCTTCAGCACGCCAACCACCTTTACAGGTCTGCCAGCTATGCGGATCACCTTGCCCAATGCCGCCTCCGGACTACCAAACATTCCATCCCAGATATTTCCTCCCAGAATGGCTACATTGGCCCCGTCATTCTCCTTGCCGGCAAAAAAACGCCCGCCAATGATCTTCAGCGACTGAATTTTAATGTAATCTTCCGTCACGGGCAGGAATTCTACCCCTTCCATAGACTCCCCTTTATAATCAAGTCTTTTATTGCCGGAAGAAAACGCAAACGCCGAATATTCGACCGTATGGGTTCTTTCCATTATATAACGCAATTCCTTGTATTCCGGCTGCGGACGGTTCACAAATTTCCACCACGGCATATCCGGACCTCCACCCCATGGCCATTTCTGGATGAATATCACATCAGAGCCCAGGGCTTCCATCCCTTTGCGGATATTATTTTCCAGGCTATTGGTAGCAGTAAAAACGGTGATGATACAGAATATACCTATAGTGATACCTAAGAGGGATAAAAATGTACGGAGCTTGTTCATTCTAAGCTCCTGGGCTGCCATTTTCAGGCTACTCCATAATATTTTAATCGTGGCAATCATAGCGTTGTGGCAATCATTGATCAAATGTAAAGTAATGATAAATTGTGAGATTACATCCATTTCACAATTCATTCGTACCTTTGCACACATTTTTGGTACAAACGCATATGAAGTACGCAAGCGAAATCAATAAACGAAAGACATTTGCTATTATAGCCCACCCGGATGCCGGTAAGACCACCCTGACTGAAAAGTTCCTGCTTTTCGGGGGTGCTATCCAGACTGCGGGTGCCGTAAAGTCTAACAAGATCAAGAAGCATACGACCTCCGACTTTATGGAAATCGAACGGCAGCGTGGTATCTCCGTCGCTACCTCCGTGATGACTTTCGAGTATCGGGATATGCTGGTGAACCTGCTCGATACCCCGGGTCACAAGGACTTCGCGGAAGATACCTACCGTACCCTTACGGCAGTAGACAGCGTTGTGCTGGTAATCGACTGCGTAAAGGGGGTGGAAGAGCAGACCGAAAGGCTGATGGAAGTATGTCGCATGCGCGATACCCCGGTGATCATCTTTGTCAATAAGATGGACCGTGATGGTAAAAATCCATTTGACCTGCTCGATGAACTGGAAGAGAAACTGAATATCAGGGTACGTCCCTTGAGCTGGCCGATCAATGGCGGTACGGATTTCAAGGGGGTGTATAACCTGTATAACAAGAGCTTTGTATCCTTTGCGCCTAACAAGAAGGCAACGGATGATGATATTGTGCCGCTGGCGGACCTGAGCAGTGATTTTGTCGATAAGAACTTCAATGCTACAGATGCTGCACAGCTGCGGAATGATGTGGAACTGATTGAGGGTGTGTATGATACCTTTGAGAATACAGAGTATTTGCAGGGCAAAATGGCACCGGTGTTCTTTGGTAGTGCGGTGAACAACTTCGGGGTAAAGGATATGCTGGATACCTTCGTGGAGATTGCGCCTACGCCAAAAGATCGTGAGGCAAGTACACGCATGGTACCGGTGGCGGATGATAAATTCAGTGGATTTATCTTTAAAATTCACGCGAACCTCGATCCAAGGCACCGTGATCGTATCGCGTTTTTACGAGTGTGTTCCGGTAAATTTGAGCGGAATAAATTTTATCACCATGTGAGATTGGATAAGGATGTACGTTTTAACAACCCTTATACCTTCCTGGCCCGTGAGAAAAATATAGTGGATGATGCGTTTCCGGGTGATGTGGTAGGTTTGTTTGATACGGGGAATTTTAAGATTGGAGATACGATTACAGAGGGTGAGAACTTCTATTTTACAGGGATTCCAAGCTTCTCTCCTGAATTGTTTAAGGAGGTGGTGAATAAGGATCCGATGAAGACGAAGCAGCTGGAAAAAGGCCTGAGGCAGTTGACAGATGAGGGTGTGGCGCAGTTGTTTACGCAGCATAACGGGAACAGGAAGATTATTGGTTGTGTGGGAGATCTGCAGTTTGAAGTGATCCAGTATAGGTTGTTGCACGAGTATGGGGCGTCTTGTATGTTTAATACTTTGCCGTTTTATAAGGCGTGCTGGATTACGGGTGAGAAGACGAAGGTAGAAGAGTTTATCCGTTTTAAAGGGGCTAATGTAGTAGAGGATAAGGATGGGCACCTGGTGTACCTGGCG
This window of the Chitinophaga sancti genome carries:
- a CDS encoding ABC transporter permease; translation: MDVISQFIITLHLINDCHNAMIATIKILWSSLKMAAQELRMNKLRTFLSLLGITIGIFCIITVFTATNSLENNIRKGMEALGSDVIFIQKWPWGGGPDMPWWKFVNRPQPEYKELRYIMERTHTVEYSAFAFSSGNKRLDYKGESMEGVEFLPVTEDYIKIQSLKIIGGRFFAGKENDGANVAILGGNIWDGMFGSPEAALGKVIRIAGRPVKVVGVLKKKGAGMDAINYDNTVMVPYAFGRTVVDERKYGDPFIIVKAKSNVSVKEMMDELTGVMRAIRRLRPTEDDDFSLNEITSISQNLESVFAKVNLGGVVIAMFALIVGGFGIANIMFVTVKERTNIIGLKKAIGARKKVILMEFLLEAIMLCLVGGGLGLLLVYIITILINSTGVFPVALTFKNIMVGLSVSTVVGIIAGFIPAYSASKLDPVVAIRST
- a CDS encoding peptide chain release factor 3 encodes the protein MKYASEINKRKTFAIIAHPDAGKTTLTEKFLLFGGAIQTAGAVKSNKIKKHTTSDFMEIERQRGISVATSVMTFEYRDMLVNLLDTPGHKDFAEDTYRTLTAVDSVVLVIDCVKGVEEQTERLMEVCRMRDTPVIIFVNKMDRDGKNPFDLLDELEEKLNIRVRPLSWPINGGTDFKGVYNLYNKSFVSFAPNKKATDDDIVPLADLSSDFVDKNFNATDAAQLRNDVELIEGVYDTFENTEYLQGKMAPVFFGSAVNNFGVKDMLDTFVEIAPTPKDREASTRMVPVADDKFSGFIFKIHANLDPRHRDRIAFLRVCSGKFERNKFYHHVRLDKDVRFNNPYTFLAREKNIVDDAFPGDVVGLFDTGNFKIGDTITEGENFYFTGIPSFSPELFKEVVNKDPMKTKQLEKGLRQLTDEGVAQLFTQHNGNRKIIGCVGDLQFEVIQYRLLHEYGASCMFNTLPFYKACWITGEKTKVEEFIRFKGANVVEDKDGHLVYLAQSEWYLNTERTNNPAIEFHFTSEIHK
- the tsaD gene encoding tRNA (adenosine(37)-N6)-threonylcarbamoyltransferase complex transferase subunit TsaD; this translates as MSVKILAIESSCDETSASVLVDGKILSNYIANQTIHEQYGGVVPELASRAHQENIVPVVDYALKQAGIKKEELDAIAFTQAPGLIGALLVGSCFAKSLALALNKPLIAVHHMQAHVLANFIEDPIPSFPFLCLTVSGGHTQIVRVDSPLQMKVIGETLDDAAGEAFDKSAKLLGLPYPGGPLIDKYAKQGDPEKFKFPEPQIPELNFSFSGLKTSILYFLQEKQKTDPDFVQNNMADICASIQHRIVSILMNKLKKASKETGIKEIGIAGGVSANSGLRTALQQYGEKYGWKTYIPKFEYCTDNAAMIAITAYYKYQAQDFVGLDAVPGARAAF